The Sesamum indicum cultivar Zhongzhi No. 13 linkage group LG6, S_indicum_v1.0, whole genome shotgun sequence genome has a segment encoding these proteins:
- the LOC105164959 gene encoding DDB1- and CUL4-associated factor homolog 1 — MEAPRGAESQPEPEPSAAAAEAPEEHQDQQEEDENEVLMAKAQSLMDKITANPENPSPNVLHALATILETQESRYMEDADHSSTSNGRSAHNVGRLGNLIRENDEFFELISSKFLTENRDSVAVQAATTRLLFSCSLTWMYPHVFEDDVLANIRGWVMEEIPRSSGDDRNWKHDTGKRKTIDSEMLRTYSTGLLAVCLASGGQLVEDVLTSGLSAKLMRYLRIRVLGDTSSNQKDGNPLIDNKSASNMACPKAKEEGKGRLRQVTESSHSDVDTLKVHPSERDRDRDPVSLDDPDRDHERCVSRQPCADECWGDEEPPDSMAVEVDACEAEAAGEEKSTVRDLRDSKTKAGGKSHREEDFDENVREDSSRRKTTRGFSRSRGKGRSSEGVSESEQGLTSPGSGSRSGQARTMKDRSVSRNQDPRRVSDAKKGLGRSNADSFILERDDNDDCFQECKVGSKDFTDLVKKAVRAAEAEARAANAPAVAIRAAGDDAAELVKTAALEEYRKTSDEEAAVAAASRAASTVIDAADAVALSRSSSNAGGDSENSKPTESEINEDSTEFFVPDSYSLAKLREKFCIQCLVILGEYVEVLGPVLHEKGVDVCLALLQRSVKHKEASNSKILLPDILKLICALAAHRKFAALFVDRGGMQRLLGVQRNTQTFFGLSSCLFTIGSIQGIMERVCALPSNVVHQIVELALQLLECPQDHQARKNAALFFAAAFVFRAVIDAFDAQDGLQKLLSLLHDAASVRSGVPGPSNNSGALRNDRSPAEVLTSSEKQIAYHTCVALRQYFRAHLLLLVDSIRPTKNVRSAPRNISRAAYKPLDISNEAIDAVFRQIQKDRKLGPALVRARWPVVDKFLSSNGHITMLELCQAPPVERYLHDLLQYALGVLQIVTLVPYSRKLIVNATLSNDRVGIAVILDAANGAGYVEPEIVEPALNLLINLVCPPPSISNKPSPIVQGQQAASNQTGNGCGMESRDRNAERNMSDRAVNIPSHNEPREQNGEPASVDRGGSSAVGNTSSQASASTVASGLVGDRRISLGAGAGCAGLAAQLEQGYRQAREAVRANNGIKVLLQLLQPRMVTSPAALDCLRALTCRVLLGLARDDTIAHILTKLQVGKKLSELIRDSGSQTPGGEQNRWQAELAQVTIELIGVVTNSGRASTLAASDAATPTLRRIERAAIAAATPISYHSRELLLLIHEHLQASGLAESASMLLKEAKLTPLASLAPPSSLAHQASGQESLSVQIQWPSGRAPRGFLLDKSKLSPHQEDPTLRCDSAILSSRKKPLSSLKVPPKLEDSPVPSNSKTNFSSQKVSGAADAAGTPSVSIPKSSGDDIQIRTPIVLPMKRKLTDLKESGSASSAKRLNTGEHTLRSPGFTTPITIRRGGLQSDANLFCTPSSTPKDHHSRFVPNILSSDIDETQLTGQTSSSQLGLLNDPQPSGAERLTLDSLVVQYLKHQHRQCPAPITTLPPLSLLHPHVCPEPRRSLDAPSNVTSRLSMREFRSMHGGIHGRRKDRQFVYSRFRPWRTCRDDSALLTCVAFLGDPSRVAAGGHTGELKVFDSNSNNVLDSCTSHQSPVTLLQSHFSGESQLILSSSSMDVRLWDASSVSVGPKHSFEGIKAARFSNSGSMFAALRTDSSRREILLYDIHSCQLDLVLTDTSNHLSGRGHTYSHVHFSPSDSMLLWNGVLWDRRGSGPIHRFDQFTDYGGGGFHPAGNEVIINSEVWDLRNFRLLRSVPSLDQTVITFNASGDVIYAILRRNLEDVTSAFNTRRMKHPLFSAFRTVDAVNYSDIATIPVDRCVLDFATEPTDSFVGLITMDDQDEMYSSARVYEIGRRKPTDDDSDPDDAETEEEEDDEGDDDSILEADLDGDGESDADDMSADDDSISEFDDDEEEDDADFIMDGVDFDGGGILEIVTEGDEDDESEVLGSYSGDDDDLL, encoded by the exons ATGGAGGCGCCCAGGGGTGCTGAATCTCAGCCAGAGCCCGAACCCTCCGCTGCGGCGGCGGAGGCGCCCGAGGAGCACCAAGACCAgcaagaagaggatgaaaatgAGGTCCTGATGGCAAAAGCACAGTCTTTGATGGATAAGATCACTGCGAACCCTGAGAACCCTAGCCCCAATGTACTCCATGCTCTTGCCACTATTCTTGAGACTCAAGAATCCAG ATACATGGAAGATGCAGATCACTCTTCAACAAGTAATGGCAGGTCTGCTCATAATGTGGGCCGGCTTGGGAACCTTATTCGg GagaatgatgaattttttgaattgatatcttcaaaatttttaactgAAAATAGAGATTCAGTTGCAGTACAGGCTGCTACTACAAGGCTCCTGTTCAGTTGTTCGCTAACTTGGATG TATCCACATGTGTTCGAAGATGATGTTCTGGCTAACATAAGGGGATGGGTGATGGAGGAGATACCCAGGTCATCTGGTGATGATCGTAACTGGAAGCACGACACAGGAAAAAGGAAGACGATAGATTCTGAGATGTTACGCACATACTCTACTGGGCTTCTTGCTGTATGCTTAGCTAG TGGTGGTCAACTAGTGGAAGATGTGTTAACATCTGGATTATCAGCTAAGCTAATGCGATATCTACGTATTCGCGTTTTGGGTGACACAAGCTCAAATCAGAAAGATGGTAATCCgttaattgataataaaagtGCATCAAACATGGCATGCCCAAAAGCCAAAGAGGAAGGCAAGGGTAGGTTGCGGCAAGTGACAGAGAGTTCTCACTCGGATGTGGACACTTTGAAAGTACATCCTAGCGAGAGGGATCGTGATAGAGATCCTGTCTCGTTGGACGACCCTGATAGAGATCATGAGAGGTGTGTTAGTAGGCAACCATGTGCCGATGAATGTTGGGGTGACGAGGAACCTCCTGACAGTATGGCCGTTGAAGTTGATGCTTGTGAGGCAGAAGCAGCTGGTGAAGAAAAATCCACTGTTAGAGATCTTCGCGACTCAAAAACAAAAGCTGGTGGAAAATCCCATAGGGAAGAAGACTTTGATGAAAATGTCAGAGAAGACTCTTCCAGACGGAAGACAACTCGTGGATTTTCCAGATCACGAGGAAAGGGTAGGTCCAGTGAAGGAGTATCTGAGAGTGAGCAAGGTTTGACCTCTCCAGGTTCGGGTAGTAGGTCAGGACAGGCACGGACTATGAAAGACAGGAGTGTATCTAGAAATCAAGATCCGAGAAGAGTTTCTGATGCTAAAAAGGGCCTAGGTAGAAGCAATGCTGATTCTTTTATCCTTGAAAGAGATGACAATGATGATTGCTTCCAAGAGTGCAAAGTTGGCTCCAAAGACTTCACTGATTTGGTTAAAAAAGCTGTCAGAGCTGCTGAAGCTGAAGCAAGAGCAGCCAATGCTCCTGCAGTAGCTATTAGGGCAGCTGGCGATGATGCTGCTGAATTGGTCAAGACTGCTGCATTGGAG GAATACAGAAAGACAAGTGATGAAGAAGCTGCTGTGGCTGCTGCTTCAAGAGCTGCATCCACAGTTATAGATGCTGCTGATGCAGTTGCTCTCTCAAG GAGTTCAAGCAATGCTGGTGGAGATTCTGAGAATTCAAAGCCTACTGAGTCAGAAATTAATGAAGATAGCACTGAGTTTTTCGTTCCAGATAGTTACTCCCTTGCGAAGCTAAGGGAGAAATTCTGTATCCAGTGTCTTGTTATTCTGGGGGAGTATGTTGAAGTTCTGGGTCCTGTACTACATGAGAAGGGAGTTGATGTTTGTCTTGCACTGTTGCAGAGAAGTGTTAAGCATAAAGAGGCTTCAAACTCTAAGATCCTTTTACCTGATATTTTGAAGTTAATTTGTGCATTGGCTGCTCATCGGAAGTTTGCTGCGTTATTTGTGGATCGTGGTGGCATGCAGAGACTCCTTGGTGTTCAAAGAAATACCCAAACATTTTTTGGGCTGTCTTCCTGCTTATTTACAATTGGTTCAATtcag GGGATAATGGAGCGTGTCTGTGCCCTTCCTTCAAATGTTGTCCATCAGATTGTTGAGTTGGCTCTTCAACTTCTCGAGTGTCCACAGGATCATCAAGCCAGGAAGAATGCTGCGTTGTTTTTCGCGGCTGCTTTTGTCTTCAGAGCAGTCATTGATGCATTTGACGCACAGGATGGTTTGCAGAAACTACTTTCTCTTCTGCATGATGCTGCCTCAGTAAGATCTGGTGTTCCTGGGCCATCAAATAACTCGGGAGCACTTCGAAATGACCGATCCCCTGCAGAGGTGCTGACCTCTTCAGAGAAACAGATAGCTTACCACACTTGTGTGGCACTGAGACAATATTTCAGAGCACATCTCCTCTTGCTTGTGGATTCAATTCGACCCACCAAGAACGTTCGCAGTGCACCCCGTAACATTTCAAGGGCAGCCTACAAACCACTTGACATAAGTAATGAGGCAATAGATGCTGTATTTCGTCAAATACAAAAAGATCGAAAACTTGGTCCTGCTCTTGTGAGGGCCCGTTGGCCGGTAGTTGACAAGTTTTTATCTTCAAATGGTCATATTACCATGTTGGAGTTATGTCAG GCTCCACCAGTTGAACGTTATTTGCACGATCTGCTTCAGTATGCTCTTGGTGTACTGCAAATTGTAACTTTAGTTCCTTATAGCCGAAAACTTATTGTGAATGCGACGTTAAGCAATGATCGGGTTGGTATAGCTGTCATCTTGGATGCAGCAAATGGTGCTGGTTATGTTGAACCAGAG ATCGTCGAGCCGGCATTGAATCTGTTAATAAACCTTGTCTGCCCTCCTCCATCAATCAGCAATAAACCAAGTCCCATCGTGCAAGGTCAGCAAGCTGCTTCTAACCAAACTGGAAATGGTTGTGGTATGGAGTCTAGGGACAGAAATGCTGAGAGGAATATGTCAGATCGAGCTGTCAACATTCCTAGCCACAACGAACCAAGGGAGCAAAATGGGGAGCCTGCTTCTGTAGATAGAGGTGGCTCATCAGCTGTTGGTAATACATCATCACAGGCGTCTGCATCTACAGTGGCTTCTGGTTTAGTTGGAGACCGTAGGATATCTTTAGGTGCCGGAGCGGGTTGTGCTGGGCTTGCAGCACAGCTAGAACAAGGATATAGACAGGCTAGAGAAGCCGTTCGTGCAAACAATGGTATCAAGGTTCTTCTTCAGCTTCTCCAACCGCGGATGGTAACATCTCCTGCTGCTCTTGACTGTCTTCGTGCTCTTACATGCCGAGTTCTTCTTGGTTTAGCCAGAGACGACACGATTGCGCACATATTAACAAAGCTCCAG GTTGGAAAGAAGCTGTCAGAACTTATTCGAGATTCTGGGAGTCAGACCCCTGGTGGTGAGCAGAACAGGTGGCAGGCTGAACTTGCCCAAGTGACTATCGAGCTGATTGGG GTTGTAACTAATTCTGGGCGTGCAAGTACGTTAGCGGCTAGTGATGCCGCCACCCCAACTTTGAGACGTATTGAAAGAGCTGCCATAGCTGCAGCTACTCCTATTTCTTATCATTCTAG GGAACTTTTACTCCTTATCCATGAGCACCTTCAAGCATCTGGTTTAGCAGAAAGTGCTTCTATGCTTCTCAAAGAGGCTAAGTTAACGCCCTTGGCATCTTTGGCTCCTCCATCATCTTTAGCACATCAAGCTTCTGGACAGGAGTCTTTGTCAGTACAAATTCAGTGGCCATCTGGACGTGCCCCTCGTGGATTCTTGCTGGATAAATCAAAACTTTCTCCTCATCAGGAAGATCCCACCTTGAGATGTGATTCAGCTATCTTGTCATCAAGAAAGAAACCATTGTCATCCTTGAAAGTTCCCCCAAAATTGGAGGACAGCCCAGTCCCATCGAACAGCAAAACAAACTTCAGTTCGCAGAAAGTTTCTGGAGCTGCAGATGCTGCAGGAACTCCATCAGTATCTATTCCAAAATCCAGTGGGGATGATATCCAGATCAGAACTCCAATTGTGTTGCCAATGAAACGTAAATTGACAGATTTGAAAGAAAGTGGGTCGGCATCATCAGCTAAAAGACTCAACACTGGTGAGCACACACTTAGATCTCCTGGTTTTACAACACCAATAACTATTCGGCGAGGTGGTCTGCAGTCAGATGCAAACCTGTTCTGCACGCCAAGTTCCACTCCGAAGGATCATCATAGTCGATTCGTCCCAAATATCCTGTCATCTGATATTGATGAAACCCAGCTAACTGGTCAGACTTCCTCCTCCCAACTTGGACTTCTGAACGATCCACAGCCTTCTGGCGCTGAACGGCTTACCTTGGACTCTCTTGTTGTTCAGTACTTGAAGCACCAACATCGCCAGTGCCCAGCTCCTATTACAACTCTACCTCCTCTTTCACTCTTGCACCCACATGTTTGTCCTGAACCAAGAAGAAGCCTTGATGCTCCATCAAATGTGACATCCCGGCTTAGCATGCGTGAATTCAGAAGTATGCATGGGGGGATCCATGGACGTCGCAAAGATCGTCAATTTGTGTATAGTAGATTCAGGCCATGGAGAACTTGCCGAGATGATAGTGCCCTTTTGACTTGTGTTGCTTTCCTTGGAGATCCTTCTCGGGTTGCTGCTGGTGGCCATACCGGGGAGCTGAAAGTGTTTGACTCTAACAGCAACAATGTGTTGGATAGTTGCACCAGTCATCAGTCTCCTGTTACACTTCTGCAGTCACATTTTTCTGGGGAGAGTCAACTAATTCTTTCTTCAAGTTCAATGGATGTTCGATTGTGGGATGCATCTTCAGTTTCTGTTGGTCCTAAGCATTCATTTGAGGGAATCAAAGCTGCGCGATTCAGTAATTCGGGTTCCATGTTTGCAGCATTGCGAACAGATTCATCCCGCCGTGAGATTCTTTTGTATGATATTCATTCCTGTCAGTTGGATCTGGTGCTGACCGATACGTCGAACCACCTCTCAGGGCGCGGACACACATATTCTCATGTCCACTTTAGCCCATCAGACTCGATGCTGCTATGGAATGGAGTTTTGTGGGACCGTAGAGGGTCAGGCCCAATACATCGCTTCGATCAATTTACTGACTATGGTGGTGGGGGCTTTCATCCTGCTGGGAATGAG gtaattataaattctgaGGTCTGGGATCTCCGAAACTTTAGGCTTCTTCGAAGTGTACCATCCTTGGATCAAACAGTAATAACATTTAATGCCAGTGGCGATGTTATTTATGCAATCCTGAGGAGAAATCTTGAGGACGTCACATCAGCATTTAACACTCGCCGTATGAAGCACCCTCTCTTCTCTGCTTTCCGCACTGTGGATGCTGTCAATTATTCCGACATTGCCACCATTCCTGTCGACCGTTGTGTGCTTGACTTTGCAACTGAACCAACTGATTCTTTTGTGGGTCTAATTACAATGGACGACCAAGATGAGATGTACTCTTCTGCTAGAGTGTATGAAATTGGCAGACGCAAACCAACAGACGATGATTCAGATCCTGACGATGCAGAGactgaagaggaagaagatgatgaaggtGATGACGATTCAATCTTGGAAGCAGATCTTGATGGGGATGGTGAAAGCGATGCTGATGATATGAGTGCTGATGACGACAGCATAAGTGAATTTGAcgatgatgaagaagaagatgatgcGGACTTCATAATGGATGGTGTCGATTTTGATGGCGGTGGGATTCTGGAGATTGTGACTGAAGGTGATGAGGACGACGAGAGTGAAGTCCTTGGATCTTATAGTGGGGATGACGATGATTTATTGTGA